The proteins below are encoded in one region of Streptomyces ficellus:
- a CDS encoding class I SAM-dependent methyltransferase, translating into MAPRTTRPVGTPTRGTTNPNRLRRMDRWIAAVHGPALRRADDPPTAVDLGYGAAPWTAVELLQRLRADADPRTRVVGVEIDPARVAAAQRHAREGLTFVHGGFEVPVDGAPALIRAANVLRQYDEEQVAAVWARLCARLAPGGLLVEGTCDEIGRRHVWVALGPEGPRTVTFATRLGSLERPSDLAERLPKALIHRNVPGEPVHAFLRDFDRAWAAAAPFASLGARQRWIRAARDLAADWPLADGRRRWRQGELTVRWAALAPGSY; encoded by the coding sequence ATGGCCCCGCGCACCACCCGCCCCGTCGGCACCCCGACCCGCGGGACCACCAACCCCAACCGGCTGCGCCGCATGGACCGCTGGATCGCCGCCGTCCACGGGCCGGCCCTGCGCCGCGCCGACGACCCGCCCACGGCGGTCGACCTCGGGTACGGGGCCGCGCCCTGGACCGCGGTGGAGCTGCTCCAGCGGCTGCGCGCCGACGCGGACCCCCGCACCCGGGTCGTGGGCGTGGAGATCGACCCCGCCCGGGTTGCCGCCGCCCAGCGGCACGCGCGCGAGGGGCTCACCTTCGTGCACGGCGGGTTCGAGGTCCCGGTGGACGGCGCCCCGGCACTGATCCGGGCGGCGAACGTACTGCGCCAGTACGACGAGGAGCAGGTCGCCGCGGTGTGGGCGCGGCTGTGCGCGCGGCTCGCGCCGGGCGGGCTGCTGGTGGAGGGGACGTGCGACGAGATCGGGCGGCGTCACGTGTGGGTGGCGCTGGGTCCCGAGGGGCCGCGGACGGTGACGTTCGCGACGCGGCTGGGGTCGCTGGAGCGGCCGTCGGACCTGGCGGAGCGGCTGCCGAAGGCGCTGATCCACCGGAACGTGCCGGGTGAGCCGGTGCACGCGTTCCTGCGGGACTTCGACCGGGCGTGGGCGGCGGCGGCTCCGTTCGCCTCGCTGGGTGCCCGGCAGCGGTGGATCCGGGCGGCACGGGACCTGGCGGCCGACTGGCCGCTGGCGGACGGCCGACGGCGGTGGCGGCAGGGCGAACTGACGGTGCGGTGGGCGGCGCTGGCACCGGGTTCGTACTGA
- the mshA gene encoding D-inositol-3-phosphate glycosyltransferase, translated as MSQYVSRFAGTLAGQHRAAGHRPAPPHRLRLPGRARVPRRVAMLSVHTSPLHQPGTGDAGGMNVYIVELAKRLAAINIEVEIFTRATAGGLPPAVELAPGVLVRHVDAGPYEGLAKEELPAQLCAFTHGVMRAWAQHRPGHYDLVHSHYWLSGHVGWLAAERWGVPLVHAMHTMAKVKNAALAQGDTPEPPARVIGETQIVRAADRLIANTAGEADELVHFYEAEPSKVAVVHPGVNLDRFRPADGRAAARARLGLPADAFIPVFAGRIQPLKAPDILLRAAALLLEEDPSLRSRMLVPVVGGPSGSGLAKPEGLQKLAARLGIADVVRFHPPVGQERLADWFRAASVLVMPSYSESFGLVAIEAQAAGTPVVAASVGGLPVAVRDGSTGFLIKGHDPADYAAALRRFVTDPALTGRLGEAAARHAGAFGWETAASGTAEVYTAAMHEHRRGVRSRHG; from the coding sequence GTGAGCCAGTACGTGTCCCGGTTCGCCGGCACCCTGGCCGGGCAGCACCGGGCCGCCGGTCACCGGCCGGCCCCGCCGCACCGGCTCCGGCTGCCCGGGCGGGCGCGGGTGCCACGGCGGGTCGCCATGCTCAGCGTCCACACCTCCCCGCTGCACCAGCCCGGCACGGGCGACGCCGGCGGCATGAACGTCTACATCGTGGAGCTGGCCAAGCGGCTGGCCGCGATCAACATCGAGGTCGAGATCTTCACCCGGGCCACCGCCGGCGGGCTGCCCCCGGCCGTGGAGCTCGCACCGGGCGTGCTCGTACGGCACGTGGACGCCGGGCCGTACGAGGGGCTCGCCAAGGAGGAGCTGCCCGCCCAGCTGTGCGCCTTCACCCATGGCGTCATGCGGGCGTGGGCGCAGCACCGGCCCGGCCACTACGACCTGGTCCACTCGCACTACTGGCTCTCCGGCCACGTCGGCTGGCTCGCCGCCGAACGGTGGGGCGTGCCGCTCGTGCACGCCATGCACACCATGGCGAAGGTCAAGAACGCGGCGCTCGCGCAGGGCGACACCCCCGAACCGCCGGCCCGGGTGATCGGCGAGACGCAGATCGTGCGCGCCGCCGACCGGCTCATCGCCAACACGGCGGGCGAGGCGGACGAGCTGGTCCACTTCTACGAGGCGGAACCGTCGAAGGTCGCCGTCGTGCACCCCGGCGTGAACCTCGACCGGTTCCGGCCGGCCGACGGGCGGGCCGCCGCCCGCGCCCGGCTGGGGCTGCCGGCCGACGCGTTCATCCCCGTCTTCGCCGGCCGCATCCAGCCCCTGAAGGCGCCCGACATCCTGCTGCGGGCGGCCGCCCTGCTGCTGGAGGAGGACCCCTCCCTGCGGTCCCGGATGCTCGTCCCGGTCGTCGGCGGGCCCAGCGGCAGCGGCCTCGCCAAGCCCGAGGGCCTCCAGAAGCTGGCCGCGCGCCTCGGCATCGCCGACGTCGTCCGCTTCCACCCGCCCGTGGGCCAGGAGCGGCTCGCCGACTGGTTCCGGGCGGCGTCCGTCCTCGTCATGCCCTCGTACAGCGAGTCCTTCGGGCTGGTCGCCATCGAGGCGCAGGCCGCCGGCACACCGGTCGTCGCCGCGTCGGTGGGCGGGCTTCCGGTGGCGGTACGGGACGGCTCGACCGGCTTCCTGATAAAGGGTCACGACCCGGCGGACTACGCGGCCGCGCTGCGCCGGTTCGTCACCGACCCCGCGCTGACCGGCCGCCTGGGCGAGGCCGCGGCCCGGCACGCCGGGGCGTTCGGCTGGGAGACGGCCGCGTCGGGGACGGCGGAGGTGTACACCGCGGCCATGCACGAACACCGCCGTGGCGTACGCTCGCGTCATGGCTGA
- a CDS encoding YbjN domain-containing protein produces the protein MADARKIIESALTDAELTWESPEPGSYVVTLPGTRKLSTTLSLRLGRHSLSLNAFVIRHPDENEAGVHRWLLERNLRLYGVAYAIDGLGDIYLAGKLPLSAVTPEELDRVLGSVLEAADGAFNTLLELGFASAIRKEYAWRVARGESTRNLDAFSHLTRPEKREK, from the coding sequence ATGGCTGACGCCCGGAAGATCATCGAGTCCGCGCTGACCGACGCCGAGCTGACGTGGGAGTCCCCCGAGCCCGGCTCGTACGTCGTCACCCTTCCCGGTACGCGCAAGCTGTCCACCACGCTGTCGCTGCGGCTGGGCAGGCACTCCCTGTCGCTGAACGCGTTCGTGATCCGGCACCCCGACGAGAACGAGGCGGGCGTCCACCGCTGGCTGCTGGAGCGGAACCTGCGGCTGTACGGGGTGGCGTACGCGATCGACGGCCTCGGCGACATCTACCTGGCCGGCAAGCTGCCGCTGTCCGCGGTCACCCCTGAGGAGCTGGACCGGGTGCTCGGCTCGGTCCTGGAGGCGGCGGACGGGGCGTTCAACACGCTCCTGGAGCTGGGTTTCGCGTCGGCGATCCGCAAGGAGTACGCCTGGCGCGTCGCCCGCGGCGAATCCACCCGCAACCTGGACGCGTTCAGCCACCTGACCCGCCCGGAGAAGCGGGAGAAGTGA
- a CDS encoding MDR family MFS transporter — MSMGTLKRAATETVSGLPRAFWWLWTSTLINRLGAFVATFMALYLTLERGYSASYAGLVAALHGLGGVVSSLGAGVMTDRLGRRPTMLVAQVATALSVALLGFMHHPVAIAAVAFLVGAASSASRPAVQAMMADIVRPEDRVRAFSLNYWAINLGFAVSTAAAGFIAEYSYLAGFLGEAVLTLVCAVLVYVKLPESRPAQDPPARPGSAAGKAASVEAGLGTVLRDGRFMGVVGLSFLVSLIFQQGYVGLPVAMGADGFDAADFGLALAVNGVLIVALQIPVTRFIEHRDPRRLLILSSLLAGYGFGLTAFAGSVGVYALTVCVWTLAEIVNAPTQTSLVVRLSPVHGRGRYQGMYAMSWSVAALVAPLMSGWVIDRYGASWLWGACAVLGTVAGLGYWLLMRNLPAEDGAQAVDASPTAVKTPAAPETVTT; from the coding sequence ATGTCCATGGGCACGCTCAAACGGGCGGCGACGGAGACCGTGTCGGGTCTTCCACGGGCCTTCTGGTGGCTGTGGACCAGCACGCTGATCAACCGGCTCGGCGCCTTCGTCGCCACGTTCATGGCCCTGTACCTGACCCTGGAGCGGGGGTACTCGGCCTCGTACGCCGGTCTGGTCGCCGCCCTCCACGGGCTCGGCGGCGTGGTGTCGTCGCTGGGCGCGGGGGTGATGACCGACCGGCTGGGGCGCCGCCCCACGATGCTGGTCGCCCAGGTGGCGACGGCCCTGTCGGTCGCCCTCCTCGGCTTCATGCACCACCCGGTGGCGATCGCGGCCGTCGCGTTCCTCGTGGGCGCGGCGTCGAGCGCCTCGCGGCCCGCCGTGCAGGCGATGATGGCCGACATCGTCCGCCCCGAGGACCGGGTGCGGGCGTTCTCGCTGAACTACTGGGCGATCAACCTGGGTTTCGCCGTCTCGACGGCGGCCGCCGGTTTCATCGCCGAGTACAGCTACCTCGCCGGCTTCCTCGGCGAGGCCGTGCTGACCCTGGTCTGCGCGGTGCTGGTCTACGTCAAACTTCCCGAGTCCCGCCCGGCGCAGGACCCGCCCGCACGCCCGGGCTCCGCCGCCGGGAAGGCCGCGAGCGTCGAGGCGGGGCTCGGGACGGTGCTGCGCGACGGGCGGTTCATGGGCGTGGTCGGCCTGTCGTTCCTGGTGTCGCTGATATTCCAGCAGGGGTACGTGGGGCTCCCGGTGGCCATGGGCGCGGACGGGTTCGACGCGGCGGACTTCGGTCTGGCGCTGGCGGTGAACGGCGTCCTCATCGTGGCGCTCCAGATCCCGGTCACGCGCTTCATCGAGCACCGCGATCCGCGCCGGCTGCTGATCCTGTCCTCCCTGCTGGCCGGGTACGGCTTCGGGCTCACGGCCTTCGCGGGGTCGGTCGGCGTGTACGCGCTGACCGTGTGCGTGTGGACGCTCGCCGAGATCGTCAACGCCCCCACGCAGACGAGCCTGGTGGTGCGGCTGTCGCCGGTGCACGGACGCGGCCGCTACCAGGGCATGTACGCGATGTCGTGGTCGGTGGCCGCGCTGGTCGCGCCGCTGATGTCCGGCTGGGTCATCGACCGGTACGGGGCGTCGTGGCTGTGGGGCGCGTGCGCGGTCCTGGGCACGGTGGCCGGGCTCGGCTACTGGCTGCTGATGCGGAACCTGCCGGCGGAGGACGGTGCGCAGGCCGTGGACGCGTCCCCGACGGCGGTGAAGACGCCCGCCGCGCCGGAGACGGTCACCACCTGA
- a CDS encoding phosphoglyceromutase has product MADAPYKLILLRHGESEWNAKNLFTGWVDVNLTEKGEKEAVRGGELLKDAGLLPDVLHTSLQKRAIRTAQLALESADRHWIPVHRSWRLNERHYGALQGKDKAQTLAEFGEEQFMLWRRSYDTPPPVLADDNEYSQANDARYATIPPELRPRTECLKDVVVRMLPYWYDGIVPDLLAGRTVLVAAHGNSLRALVKHLDGVSDADIAGLNIPTGIPLAYELDADFKPLKPGGTYLDPEAAKAAIEAVKNQGKK; this is encoded by the coding sequence ATGGCCGACGCACCGTACAAGCTGATCCTCCTCCGCCACGGCGAGAGCGAATGGAACGCGAAGAACCTGTTCACCGGCTGGGTGGACGTCAACCTCACCGAGAAGGGCGAGAAGGAGGCAGTCCGCGGCGGTGAGCTGCTCAAGGACGCCGGTCTGCTTCCCGACGTGCTGCACACCTCGCTCCAGAAGCGCGCGATCCGCACCGCGCAGCTCGCCCTGGAGTCCGCCGACCGCCACTGGATCCCGGTCCACCGCTCCTGGCGCCTGAACGAGCGGCACTACGGCGCGCTCCAGGGCAAGGACAAGGCGCAGACGCTCGCCGAGTTCGGCGAGGAGCAGTTCATGCTGTGGCGCCGCTCCTACGACACCCCGCCGCCGGTCCTCGCCGACGACAACGAGTACTCCCAGGCGAACGACGCCCGGTACGCCACGATCCCGCCGGAGCTGCGCCCCCGCACGGAGTGCCTCAAGGACGTCGTCGTCCGCATGCTGCCGTACTGGTACGACGGCATCGTTCCCGACCTCCTGGCCGGCCGCACGGTCCTCGTCGCCGCCCACGGCAACAGCCTGCGCGCCCTGGTCAAGCACCTGGACGGCGTCTCCGACGCCGACATCGCGGGCCTGAACATCCCGACCGGCATCCCGCTCGCCTACGAGCTGGACGCCGACTTCAAGCCGCTCAAGCCGGGCGGCACCTACCTGGACCCCGAGGCGGCCAAGGCGGCCATCGAAGCGGTCAAGAACCAGGGCAAGAAGTAG
- a CDS encoding SRPBCC family protein, producing MARNRCLILSPPSDVWRLLSDGRRYGEWVTGNREVLAADPHWPDVGARLKVRLGAGPLTLDDTCVVRISEPAHRLELEAKADPFGAARIAMRLTPWGEHTLFTLDWHPLRGPGTRMHGLPVDYFVRVRNGMMLTKLARIAVRERERESGTRV from the coding sequence ATGGCCCGGAACCGCTGTCTCATCCTCAGCCCGCCGTCCGACGTCTGGCGCCTGTTGTCCGACGGCCGCCGCTACGGGGAGTGGGTGACGGGAAACCGGGAGGTCCTCGCGGCGGACCCGCACTGGCCGGACGTGGGCGCCCGGCTGAAGGTCCGCCTCGGCGCCGGGCCCCTGACCCTCGACGACACCTGCGTCGTCCGGATCTCCGAGCCCGCTCACCGCCTGGAGCTGGAGGCGAAGGCCGACCCCTTCGGGGCGGCGCGCATCGCCATGAGGCTGACCCCCTGGGGCGAGCACACGCTCTTCACCCTGGACTGGCACCCCCTGCGCGGCCCCGGCACGCGGATGCACGGCCTGCCCGTGGACTACTTCGTCAGGGTCCGCAACGGCATGATGCTGACGAAGCTGGCGCGTATCGCGGTGCGGGAGCGTGAACGTGAGAGTGGCACGCGAGTCTGA